From a region of the Actinomadura luzonensis genome:
- a CDS encoding FHA domain-containing protein FhaB/FipA, which translates to MSELTLLLIRLAFLAVLWFFVIAAVGVIRTDLFGSRTAPAGPRKTARPVKAPAKPKSKKGEPRQLIVTGGPLQGTTIDLTETPITIGRANDATLVVSDDYASSRHARLFPQDGQWIVEDLGSTNGTYLDRSKVTRPTPVPLGVPIRVGKTVIELRK; encoded by the coding sequence ATGTCCGAGCTCACGCTGCTGCTGATCCGGCTAGCCTTCCTGGCGGTGCTGTGGTTCTTCGTCATTGCCGCAGTCGGCGTGATCCGGACTGACTTGTTCGGTTCACGCACGGCTCCGGCGGGCCCGCGCAAGACCGCACGGCCCGTCAAGGCCCCGGCGAAGCCCAAGAGCAAGAAGGGCGAGCCACGCCAGCTCATCGTCACCGGTGGCCCGCTGCAAGGCACCACCATCGACCTCACGGAGACGCCCATCACCATTGGCCGGGCGAACGACGCCACGCTGGTAGTCAGCGACGATTACGCATCCAGCCGGCACGCCCGGCTCTTCCCCCAGGACGGCCAGTGGATCGTGGAGGATCTCGGGTCCACCAACGGCACGTACCTCGACCGCTCGAAAGTCACCCGCCCGACCCCGGTGCCGCTCGGTGTTCCGATCCGCGTCGGCAAAACAGTCATTGAATTGCGCAAATGA
- a CDS encoding FhaA domain-containing protein, giving the protein MGVLQRFERRLEGLVEGAFARAFKSDLQPVEVASAVQREMDERAAIVAQGRTLVPNDFVVELSTTDSERLEVYADSISHELANLAREYAKEQGYSFVGPVRVRFETAGDLAVGLFRIRSGVIRGATVEQDEIRQPASDLPPSRPHAFNGRPRLLVSTQDDPQGDRSYELTTPVTLLGRGTDCDLRLVDPGVSRHHAELRVEGQLVVLVDLGSTNGTFVNGQPVRRIELQNGTRVTLGRTTLVFRRD; this is encoded by the coding sequence GTGGGAGTCCTTCAGCGCTTCGAGCGAAGGCTCGAAGGCTTGGTTGAGGGAGCCTTTGCACGGGCGTTCAAATCCGATCTCCAGCCGGTCGAGGTCGCGAGCGCGGTCCAGCGGGAGATGGACGAGCGCGCGGCGATCGTGGCCCAGGGTCGGACGCTCGTGCCCAACGACTTCGTGGTGGAGCTGTCCACGACCGACAGCGAACGGCTTGAGGTCTACGCCGACAGCATCAGCCACGAGCTGGCGAACCTCGCCAGGGAGTACGCCAAGGAACAGGGCTACTCCTTCGTGGGACCGGTCCGGGTGCGTTTCGAGACCGCCGGCGACCTGGCCGTGGGGCTTTTCCGCATCAGGTCGGGTGTCATCCGCGGCGCGACGGTCGAGCAGGACGAGATCCGCCAGCCGGCGAGCGACCTGCCACCGTCCAGGCCCCACGCGTTCAACGGGCGGCCCAGGCTGCTCGTGTCCACCCAGGACGACCCGCAGGGCGACCGCTCCTACGAGCTCACCACCCCGGTGACCTTGCTCGGCAGGGGCACCGACTGCGATCTTCGTCTCGTCGATCCGGGCGTCTCGCGGCACCACGCGGAGCTGCGCGTCGAGGGCCAGCTCGTGGTCCTCGTGGATCTCGGATCGACGAACGGCACCTTCGTCAACGGCCAGCCGGTACGCAGGATCGAGCTCCAGAACGGCACGCGAGTGACGCTCGGACGCACGACTCTGGTTTTCCGGCGCGATTAG
- a CDS encoding response regulator, with translation MRVMLAEDSALLREGLVRLLKEEGHDVTAAVGDAAALLEAVAGERPDAVVVDVRMPPTHTDEGLRAALEIRRRWPEVKVLVLSQYVEKKYATELMSGSIDGVGYLLKDRVAQVGDFLDALERVGAGGTAFDPEVVRQLLARTTHADPLAKLTARERQVLELMAQGLTNASIAQALHVSQSAVEKHVNALFDKLALSHASGYSRRVLAVLRYLGT, from the coding sequence GTGCGGGTGATGCTGGCCGAGGACTCCGCGCTGCTGCGCGAGGGCCTGGTGCGGCTGCTGAAGGAGGAGGGCCACGACGTCACGGCCGCCGTCGGCGACGCCGCCGCCCTGCTGGAGGCGGTGGCCGGCGAGCGGCCGGACGCGGTGGTGGTGGACGTGCGCATGCCGCCCACCCACACCGACGAGGGCCTGCGGGCCGCGCTGGAGATCCGGCGGCGCTGGCCGGAGGTCAAGGTGCTGGTGCTGTCGCAGTACGTCGAGAAGAAGTACGCGACCGAGCTGATGAGCGGCAGCATCGACGGCGTCGGCTACCTGCTGAAGGACCGCGTGGCCCAGGTCGGCGACTTCCTGGACGCGCTGGAGCGGGTCGGCGCGGGCGGCACGGCCTTCGATCCGGAAGTTGTCCGCCAGCTTCTCGCCCGCACCACGCACGCCGATCCGCTGGCCAAACTGACCGCCCGGGAGCGCCAGGTCCTGGAGCTGATGGCCCAGGGCCTGACCAACGCCTCGATCGCGCAGGCCCTGCACGTGTCGCAGAGCGCGGTCGAGAAGCACGTCAACGCGTTGTTCGACAAGCTCGCGCTGTCGCACGCGAGCGGTTACAGCCGCCGGGTGCTGGCGGTGCTGCGTTACCTCGGGACGTGA
- a CDS encoding hemolysin family protein, translating into MTLLVLSVALLAFNALFVAAEFAFVSARRHRLEEMAAGGNRLVRVAAKSAVGGGRQLSLMLAGAQLGITLCTLGLGQVTEPALEHTMEPLFAALGVPEGLRLPISLTIALALVTFLHMVIGEMAPKSWALTHPERAALLLTLPFRAFTTAMSPLLKALNALTNAILRVFGVQPRNELATTRTPRQLAMLVGESGRMGLLDREEHDLLTRALRLEAEGIERLMVPIDRAVKVGAGATAQEIRKAAAGSGHLRLLVEGPSGVEGALHARDALLRPEATAESLKRPLPRLACVTQVPEAVTALQDARAHLALVTNAAGAVIGMVSLTDLLGQLLDTRAAGVAAT; encoded by the coding sequence ATGACGCTGCTCGTCCTGAGCGTGGCCCTGCTCGCGTTCAACGCGCTGTTCGTGGCGGCGGAGTTCGCCTTCGTCTCGGCCCGCCGCCACCGGCTGGAGGAGATGGCCGCGGGCGGCAACCGGCTGGTCAGGGTGGCCGCGAAGTCCGCGGTCGGCGGCGGCAGGCAGCTCTCGCTGATGCTGGCCGGCGCCCAGCTCGGCATCACCCTGTGCACGCTGGGCCTGGGCCAGGTCACCGAGCCGGCCCTGGAGCACACGATGGAGCCGCTGTTCGCCGCGCTCGGCGTCCCTGAGGGGCTGCGGCTGCCGATCTCGCTCACCATCGCCCTGGCGCTGGTGACGTTCCTGCACATGGTGATCGGCGAGATGGCCCCGAAGTCGTGGGCGCTGACGCACCCCGAGCGGGCGGCGCTGCTGCTGACCCTGCCGTTCCGCGCCTTCACCACCGCGATGAGCCCGCTGCTGAAGGCGCTCAACGCGCTGACCAACGCCATCCTGCGGGTCTTCGGCGTGCAGCCGAGGAACGAGCTGGCCACCACCCGCACCCCGCGCCAGCTCGCCATGCTGGTGGGCGAGTCGGGCCGGATGGGCCTGCTCGACCGCGAGGAGCACGACCTGCTCACCCGGGCGCTCCGCCTGGAGGCCGAGGGCATCGAGCGCCTGATGGTGCCGATCGACCGGGCGGTCAAGGTGGGCGCCGGCGCGACCGCGCAGGAGATCAGGAAGGCGGCGGCCGGCAGCGGGCACCTGCGGCTCCTCGTGGAGGGCCCGTCCGGCGTGGAGGGCGCGCTGCACGCCCGTGACGCCCTGCTGCGCCCGGAGGCCACCGCGGAGAGCCTGAAACGGCCGCTGCCGCGCCTGGCGTGCGTCACGCAGGTGCCGGAGGCCGTGACGGCCCTCCAGGACGCCAGGGCGCACCTGGCCCTGGTGACGAACGCCGCGGGCGCCGTCATCGGCATGGTGAGCCTGACCGACCTGCTGGGCCAGCTCCTGGACACCAGGGCCGCGGGCGTGGCCGCCACGTAG
- a CDS encoding hemolysin family protein: protein MSAYLGLLALFLLTAATGFFVAQEFAFVAADRGVLREQAAAGDTAAGKALQVTSRLSFMLSGAQLGITVTALLVGFLAEPAISVIVRPWLEGAGLPDAMISGLSVAAGVLVATVVQMVLGELAPKNLGIARPEPVAKFLARPTLAYLAVVGPVVRLFDSAATGLLRLVGIEPVEEVEHGATPEELSRIIEESTRAGELPPRLSDLLERALEFGDRTAEEIMVPRPRVVVLREAQPISDLLGVMRERGHSRYPVIAEDGDVVGVTGVRELLAADLNEGRVGAVTRPALLVPDSLPLPAVLDRMRAAGDDIACVIDEYGGLAGVITVEDLAEELVGELLDENDPEPLGAVRRPDGVWEVPGRLRLDEVERATGLGLPESDDYDTLAGLVLARLGRLPDPGDAVSVPVTRASDDPFEEEEGGRTARLTVMSLNRRVPEWVRLVPEQQPAPAEAAR from the coding sequence GTGAGCGCCTATCTCGGGCTGCTGGCCCTGTTCCTCCTCACCGCGGCGACCGGTTTCTTCGTCGCCCAGGAGTTCGCCTTCGTCGCCGCCGACCGGGGCGTCCTGCGCGAGCAGGCCGCCGCCGGTGACACCGCCGCCGGCAAGGCGCTCCAGGTCACCTCGCGCCTGTCGTTCATGCTCTCCGGCGCGCAGCTCGGCATCACGGTCACGGCGCTGCTGGTCGGCTTCCTGGCCGAGCCGGCGATCTCGGTGATCGTGCGCCCCTGGCTGGAGGGCGCGGGCCTGCCCGACGCCATGATCTCCGGCCTGTCCGTCGCCGCGGGCGTGCTCGTGGCGACCGTGGTGCAGATGGTGCTCGGCGAGCTGGCGCCCAAGAACCTCGGCATCGCCCGGCCCGAGCCGGTGGCCAAGTTCCTGGCCCGGCCGACGCTCGCGTACCTGGCGGTGGTCGGCCCGGTGGTGCGGCTGTTCGACTCGGCCGCCACGGGCCTGCTGCGGCTGGTCGGCATCGAGCCGGTGGAGGAGGTGGAGCACGGGGCGACCCCGGAGGAGCTGTCGCGCATCATCGAGGAGTCGACCCGCGCGGGCGAGCTGCCCCCGCGGCTGTCCGACCTGCTGGAGCGGGCGCTGGAGTTCGGCGACCGCACGGCCGAGGAGATCATGGTGCCGCGACCCCGCGTGGTCGTGCTGCGCGAGGCGCAGCCCATCTCCGACCTGCTCGGCGTCATGCGCGAGCGCGGCCACTCCCGCTACCCGGTGATCGCCGAGGACGGCGACGTGGTGGGCGTGACCGGCGTCCGCGAGCTGCTGGCCGCCGATCTGAACGAGGGCCGCGTCGGCGCGGTCACCCGCCCGGCGCTGCTGGTGCCCGACAGCCTGCCGCTGCCCGCGGTGCTCGACCGGATGCGCGCCGCGGGCGACGACATCGCCTGCGTCATCGACGAGTACGGCGGCCTGGCCGGCGTCATCACCGTCGAGGACCTGGCCGAGGAGCTGGTCGGCGAGCTGCTGGACGAGAACGACCCCGAGCCGCTGGGCGCGGTGCGCCGGCCCGACGGCGTGTGGGAGGTGCCGGGCCGGCTGCGCCTGGACGAGGTCGAGCGCGCCACCGGCCTCGGCCTGCCGGAGAGCGACGACTACGACACGCTCGCCGGCCTGGTGCTGGCCCGCCTGGGCCGGCTGCCCGACCCGGGCGACGCGGTGTCCGTGCCCGTCACGCGGGCGAGCGACGATCCCTTCGAGGAGGAGGAGGGCGGCCGCACCGCCCGCCTGACGGTGATGTCCCTGAACAGAAGAGTGCCCGAGTGGGTCCGCCTGGTCCCCGAGCAGCAGCCCGCGCCCGCGGAGGCGGCCCGATGA
- a CDS encoding LCP family protein, translating into MSEDDRTRAMRSPGDGRPLPPRPDDGLRSGGAPAHQTPPMRGANAPTAKLPAAPPSPGPSPGPSPGPLPGQQPPQGRSRVYGRERSGSSPVRPLRAPGGGGEPPQRGQGGPPRAPRRRPSGRLIVKIVAALLVALLVTAVGMLFWIDSRLTGIDGVLDDYEGRPGDTPGTNWLLVGSDSRKGLSAAERKKLATGRAVGQRTDSMMLLHIPDTGDKPTLVSLPRDSAVTIPGKGRDKLNSAYALGGPKLLVRTVETVTGVHIDNYMEIGFAGFVDIVDAVGGVEINVRADVDDPKAGLKLKKGTQVLNGAQALGYVRTRKGGALPDFERTKRQRQFLGAVVKKAASPGVLINPFTSIPLAMSATDAVAVDGGTGVFDMLSLGLSMGDSPVTTVVPFGGNEIVPSGGTAIKWDRTKATALFNALKEDKPVPKDVADAS; encoded by the coding sequence GTGTCTGAGGACGACCGGACGCGGGCCATGCGCTCGCCGGGCGACGGGCGCCCGCTGCCGCCGAGGCCCGACGACGGCCTGCGCTCGGGCGGCGCCCCCGCGCACCAGACGCCGCCCATGAGGGGCGCGAACGCGCCCACCGCCAAGCTCCCCGCCGCCCCGCCATCGCCTGGGCCGTCGCCTGGGCCGTCGCCTGGGCCGTTGCCTGGGCAGCAGCCGCCCCAGGGGCGCTCGCGCGTGTACGGCCGGGAACGTTCCGGCAGCAGCCCGGTCCGGCCGCTGCGGGCGCCCGGCGGCGGTGGCGAACCGCCGCAGCGGGGCCAGGGCGGGCCCCCGCGCGCGCCGCGCAGGCGGCCGTCCGGCCGGCTGATCGTGAAGATCGTCGCCGCGTTGCTGGTCGCGCTGCTGGTGACGGCCGTGGGCATGCTGTTCTGGATCGACTCGCGGCTCACCGGCATCGACGGCGTGCTCGACGACTACGAGGGCCGCCCCGGCGACACCCCCGGCACCAACTGGCTGCTGGTCGGCTCCGACAGCCGCAAGGGCCTGTCGGCCGCCGAGCGCAAGAAGCTGGCCACCGGGCGGGCCGTCGGCCAGCGCACGGACTCGATGATGTTGCTGCACATCCCCGACACCGGCGACAAGCCCACGCTGGTCAGCCTGCCCCGCGACTCCGCCGTCACCATCCCCGGCAAGGGCCGCGACAAGCTCAACTCCGCCTACGCGCTCGGCGGCCCGAAGCTGCTGGTCCGCACTGTCGAGACGGTCACCGGCGTGCACATCGACAACTACATGGAGATCGGCTTCGCCGGGTTCGTGGACATCGTGGACGCCGTCGGCGGCGTCGAGATCAACGTCCGCGCCGACGTCGACGACCCCAAGGCCGGCCTCAAGCTGAAGAAGGGCACCCAGGTGCTCAACGGCGCCCAGGCCCTCGGCTACGTGCGCACCAGGAAGGGCGGCGCGCTGCCCGACTTCGAGCGCACCAAGCGGCAGCGGCAGTTCCTCGGCGCGGTCGTGAAGAAGGCGGCGAGCCCCGGCGTGCTGATCAACCCGTTCACCTCGATCCCGCTGGCCATGAGCGCCACGGACGCGGTCGCGGTCGACGGCGGCACCGGCGTGTTCGACATGCTCTCGCTCGGCCTGTCGATGGGCGACAGCCCGGTGACGACCGTGGTGCCGTTCGGCGGCAACGAGATCGTGCCGAGCGGCGGCACCGCGATCAAGTGGGACCGCACCAAGGCGACGGCCCTGTTCAACGCGCTCAAGGAGGACAAGCCGGTGCCGAAGGACGTCGCGGACGCGAGCTGA
- a CDS encoding GOLPH3/VPS74 family protein, translating to MKVTIAEELLLLAYSEDEGKPLVGAVQLDPALAGALLAELAVEGRVELSDKKLVLSGAEPLGDDELDAVLARVAEDGKERKPAWWVQRLQSAKLRNRLLTRLAQAGVLSEQRGKVLGLFPVTRWPEADPGVEAEVRERVASVLGGADPDARTAVLIAIMHAAKLDRKAFPGASKERIKEIAEGAWAADAVAKTIAAINAAAMAAITAATVAATTTSSSG from the coding sequence ATGAAGGTCACGATCGCCGAGGAACTCCTGCTGCTGGCCTACAGCGAGGACGAAGGCAAGCCGCTCGTCGGCGCCGTCCAGCTCGACCCGGCGCTGGCGGGCGCGCTGCTGGCCGAGCTCGCCGTCGAAGGGCGCGTGGAGCTGTCGGACAAGAAGCTCGTCCTGTCCGGCGCCGAGCCGCTCGGCGACGACGAGCTGGACGCCGTGCTCGCCCGCGTCGCCGAGGACGGCAAGGAGCGCAAGCCCGCCTGGTGGGTGCAGCGCCTGCAGTCGGCCAAGCTGCGCAACCGGCTGCTCACCAGGCTCGCCCAGGCCGGGGTGCTGAGCGAGCAGCGCGGCAAGGTGCTCGGCCTCTTCCCCGTCACGCGCTGGCCGGAGGCCGACCCGGGGGTGGAGGCCGAGGTCAGGGAGCGGGTGGCGAGCGTGCTCGGCGGGGCCGACCCCGACGCCCGCACCGCCGTCCTGATCGCGATCATGCACGCGGCCAAGCTCGACCGCAAGGCGTTCCCCGGGGCGAGCAAGGAGCGGATCAAGGAGATCGCCGAGGGCGCGTGGGCGGCCGACGCGGTGGCGAAGACCATCGCGGCCATCAACGCCGCCGCGATGGCCGCGATCACGGCCGCCACCGTCGCCGCGACGACGACCTCCTCCTCGGGCTGA
- a CDS encoding TenA family protein, with the protein MSISEKLHALGEPLLRAQLDHPTVAGIARGDLPEPVFRSWLEQDYLFLLDYVRVFSRLAWQAPDAHLGDLVDLAHATYHDELSLHRSLSAGFGADLDGAVKGPACAAYTSFLLESAADYGEGLAALYPCMWGYSRLGRLLAQDPPAEPRYRAWVDTYADPGFAALAARIAQLVDEADPDPARAEALFVQGMAHELAFWDVP; encoded by the coding sequence ATGAGCATCTCGGAAAAGTTGCACGCCCTCGGCGAACCGCTGCTGCGGGCGCAGCTCGACCACCCCACCGTGGCCGGGATCGCCCGCGGCGACCTGCCCGAGCCGGTGTTCCGGTCGTGGCTGGAGCAGGACTACCTGTTCCTGCTCGACTACGTGCGGGTCTTCTCCCGGCTGGCCTGGCAGGCGCCGGACGCGCACCTCGGCGACCTGGTGGACCTGGCGCACGCCACGTACCACGACGAGCTGAGCCTGCACCGCTCGCTGTCGGCCGGGTTCGGCGCCGACCTGGACGGGGCGGTCAAGGGGCCGGCGTGCGCGGCGTACACGTCGTTCCTGCTGGAGTCGGCGGCCGACTACGGGGAGGGGCTGGCGGCGCTGTACCCGTGCATGTGGGGCTATTCGCGCCTCGGCCGGCTCCTGGCGCAGGACCCGCCGGCCGAGCCCCGCTACCGCGCCTGGGTGGACACCTACGCCGACCCCGGTTTCGCCGCGCTGGCCGCGCGCATCGCGCAGCTCGTCGACGAGGCGGACCCGGATCCGGCGCGGGCGGAGGCGCTGTTCGTCCAGGGGATGGCCCACGAGCTGGCCTTCTGGGACGTGCCGTAG
- a CDS encoding Fpg/Nei family DNA glycosylase, whose amino-acid sequence MPELPEVESLAHFLRERAVGRSIMAVDVVGIQALKTFDPPVSALGGLSVTGVARHGKFLDLDCDGLHLVIHLARAGWLRWRDDLSNAKPVRPGKGPLAVRVRFAPDDEGQAPGFELTEAGTQKRLAVYVTKNPDEVPGVAALGPDPLDPSFTVAALKRIIGGNRTQIKGLLRDQKVIAGIGNAYSDEVLHAAKMSPFKIAATLTDAQIADLHEAIVTTLAEAVERAQGLAAKDLKAEKKSGLRVHNRAGQPCDVCGDTIREVSFADSSLQYCPTCQTGGKPLADRRLSKLLK is encoded by the coding sequence ATGCCGGAACTTCCCGAGGTGGAGTCTCTGGCCCACTTCCTGCGCGAACGGGCGGTGGGCCGATCGATCATGGCCGTCGACGTCGTCGGCATCCAGGCGCTGAAGACGTTCGACCCGCCGGTCAGCGCGCTCGGCGGGCTGAGCGTCACCGGGGTGGCGAGGCACGGCAAGTTCCTCGACCTCGACTGCGATGGGCTGCACCTGGTCATCCATCTGGCCCGGGCCGGGTGGCTGCGCTGGCGCGACGACCTGTCGAACGCCAAGCCGGTGCGGCCGGGGAAGGGCCCGCTCGCGGTGCGGGTGCGCTTCGCGCCCGACGACGAGGGGCAGGCGCCGGGGTTCGAGCTGACGGAGGCGGGGACGCAGAAGCGGCTCGCCGTCTATGTCACGAAAAATCCGGACGAGGTGCCGGGCGTTGCCGCCCTCGGCCCCGACCCCCTCGACCCGTCCTTCACCGTCGCCGCGCTCAAGCGCATCATCGGCGGCAACCGCACCCAGATCAAGGGCCTGCTCCGCGACCAGAAGGTCATCGCCGGCATCGGCAACGCCTACTCCGACGAGGTGCTGCACGCCGCGAAGATGTCCCCGTTCAAGATCGCCGCGACCCTCACCGACGCCCAGATCGCCGACCTGCACGAGGCCATCGTCACCACGCTGGCCGAGGCGGTCGAGCGGGCGCAGGGCCTCGCGGCCAAGGACCTCAAGGCGGAGAAGAAGTCGGGCCTGCGCGTGCACAACCGGGCGGGGCAGCCCTGCGACGTGTGCGGCGACACGATCCGCGAGGTCTCCTTCGCCGACTCCTCGCTGCAGTACTGCCCCACCTGCCAGACGGGCGGCAAGCCGCTGGCCGACCGCCGCCTGTCCAAGCTGCTGAAGTAG
- a CDS encoding MFS transporter has protein sequence MPARHWGVLAVLCGAIFLEGIDVAMLNVALPSIRADLGLSTGALSGVVSAYVLGYGGFMLLGGRAADLLGRRRMFLLWLTVFLLFSGLGGFAEEGWVLLVARFVTGVAAAFLTPAGLSLITTTFPEGPLRNRALLVYAGTAAGGFALGLVIGGLLAAVGWRWVFFAPVLMSAALLLAAIPLLKEPPAAGRPAARSFDLAGAATVTGAMMLLVYGVVRLEHPGDGLPLTVAAFAGGLALLAAFAAIERRSAAPLVRMGIFRAGALVRTNLMAALLTASFFGFQFLLTLYLQELRGWSAIETGLALLAAAADVVLAPTLTPWLVNRYGNARVVLGGLLSGLLAYALFLGVGLDWAYAAMLPSMLLIGLMFAFVYGPLTIVATDGIAEHEQGLAGGLINTSFQFGAALGLSAVTAVNVAALGGADTPEAGLAALRTALAVPVTATLVAAVIAVIGLRAAARPRAGQPLPVP, from the coding sequence ATGCCTGCCCGTCACTGGGGCGTGCTCGCCGTGTTGTGCGGCGCGATCTTCCTTGAAGGCATCGACGTGGCCATGCTCAACGTCGCCCTGCCGTCCATCAGGGCCGACCTCGGCCTGTCCACCGGAGCGCTGAGCGGGGTGGTGAGCGCGTACGTGCTCGGCTACGGCGGCTTCATGCTGCTCGGCGGCCGCGCGGCCGACCTGCTGGGCCGCCGCCGGATGTTCCTGCTCTGGCTGACGGTCTTCCTGCTGTTCTCCGGGCTGGGCGGCTTCGCCGAGGAGGGCTGGGTGCTGCTCGTGGCCCGGTTCGTGACGGGGGTCGCGGCGGCGTTCCTGACCCCGGCCGGGCTGTCGCTGATCACCACGACGTTCCCCGAGGGCCCGCTGCGCAACCGGGCGCTGCTGGTCTACGCGGGGACCGCCGCCGGCGGCTTCGCGCTCGGGCTGGTCATCGGCGGGCTGCTGGCCGCCGTCGGGTGGCGCTGGGTGTTCTTCGCGCCGGTGCTGATGTCGGCGGCGCTGCTGCTCGCCGCGATCCCCCTGCTCAAGGAGCCGCCCGCGGCCGGCCGGCCCGCTGCGCGGAGCTTCGACCTGGCGGGCGCGGCCACCGTGACGGGGGCGATGATGCTGCTGGTCTACGGCGTCGTCCGGCTGGAGCACCCGGGCGACGGCCTGCCGCTCACCGTCGCGGCCTTCGCCGGCGGGCTGGCCCTGCTGGCGGCGTTCGCCGCGATCGAGCGGCGCTCGGCCGCCCCGCTCGTCCGGATGGGGATCTTCCGCGCGGGCGCGCTGGTCCGCACGAACCTCATGGCGGCCCTGCTCACGGCCTCGTTCTTCGGCTTCCAGTTCCTCCTCACGCTCTACCTCCAGGAGCTGCGCGGCTGGTCGGCGATCGAGACCGGGCTCGCGCTGCTCGCGGCGGCCGCCGACGTGGTGCTGGCGCCGACGCTCACGCCGTGGCTGGTCAACCGGTACGGCAACGCCCGGGTGGTGCTGGGCGGGCTGCTGTCGGGGCTGCTGGCCTACGCGTTGTTCCTCGGCGTGGGCCTGGACTGGGCGTACGCGGCCATGCTGCCGTCGATGCTGCTGATCGGGCTGATGTTCGCCTTCGTCTACGGCCCGCTGACGATCGTCGCCACCGACGGCATCGCCGAGCACGAGCAGGGGCTGGCCGGCGGGCTCATCAACACGTCGTTCCAGTTCGGCGCGGCGCTCGGCCTGTCGGCGGTCACCGCCGTGAACGTGGCCGCGCTGGGCGGCGCGGACACGCCGGAGGCGGGCCTGGCCGCGCTGCGCACGGCGCTCGCCGTGCCGGTGACGGCCACGCTGGTGGCCGCGGTGATCGCGGTGATCGGCCTGCGGGCGGCGGCCCGGCCGCGCGCCGGGCAGCCGCTGCCGGTGCCCTAG
- a CDS encoding winged helix-turn-helix transcriptional regulator, producing the protein MPVLGYCESTKDEDYDVRQWDTREDCEVRQILDRVADKWSLLVIALLDCSSLRFTELRREIDGVSQRMLSVTLRHLERDGLVTRTVHPVVPPRVEYALTPLGRTLHETIKSLVTWTETHQREIAAARAAYDARRAAETMEA; encoded by the coding sequence TTGCCGGTACTCGGTTACTGCGAGAGCACCAAGGACGAGGACTACGACGTCCGCCAGTGGGACACCCGCGAGGACTGCGAGGTCCGCCAGATCCTCGACCGCGTCGCGGACAAGTGGTCCCTGCTGGTGATCGCCCTGCTCGACTGCAGCAGCCTGCGCTTCACCGAGCTGCGCCGCGAGATCGACGGCGTCAGCCAGCGCATGCTCAGCGTCACCCTGCGCCACCTGGAGCGCGACGGCCTGGTTACCCGCACGGTCCACCCCGTCGTGCCGCCTCGGGTGGAATACGCGCTGACGCCGCTCGGCCGTACCCTGCACGAGACCATCAAGTCCCTCGTGACCTGGACCGAGACGCACCAGCGCGAGATCGCCGCCGCGCGCGCCGCGTACGACGCGCGCCGCGCGGCGGAGACAATGGAGGCATGA
- a CDS encoding rhodanese-like domain-containing protein gives MTVPETEASAVPADAYLLDVREQDEWLAGHAPEAVHIPMTQIQGRVEEIPADRTVYVVCRVGGRSLQVAAWLNQLGREAVNVGGGMQSWQAARRPMVSETGQEPFVA, from the coding sequence ATGACCGTTCCTGAGACCGAGGCCAGCGCCGTTCCCGCAGACGCCTACCTGCTCGACGTCCGTGAGCAGGACGAATGGCTGGCGGGCCACGCGCCGGAGGCCGTGCACATCCCCATGACCCAGATCCAGGGGCGCGTCGAGGAGATCCCGGCCGACCGCACCGTCTACGTCGTCTGCCGGGTCGGCGGGCGCTCGCTGCAGGTCGCGGCCTGGCTCAACCAGCTCGGCCGCGAGGCCGTCAACGTCGGCGGCGGCATGCAGTCGTGGCAGGCCGCGCGCCGTCCCATGGTGAGCGAGACCGGCCAGGAGCCGTTTGTCGCATAA